The Listeria monocytogenes genome window below encodes:
- a CDS encoding PepSY domain-containing protein, with product MYKKLATVGVAVLLVGALSACSFNDDKDTSSNNSKNETTSSKSSNNESSSDSLQNKSFDMSYEDAINAFKDKHSDAEISSVELEKGLGKYVYKVDGISNDNEYEMKFDAETKEQLSDETDRLDREDAGGVEKENEKIDLNGIKTPKEAMDKAVSEQSGDVTSWKIERELDTTYYEVTVKQDNNKYEIKLNAKTLDVLQTEQDD from the coding sequence ATGTATAAAAAATTAGCAACAGTAGGGGTGGCAGTATTATTAGTAGGAGCTTTGTCAGCATGTAGTTTTAACGATGATAAGGATACATCATCAAATAATAGCAAAAACGAAACTACTAGTAGCAAAAGCAGTAATAATGAAAGTTCATCAGATAGCTTGCAAAACAAAAGCTTCGATATGAGTTATGAAGACGCGATTAATGCATTCAAAGACAAACATAGTGATGCAGAAATATCTAGCGTTGAATTAGAAAAAGGCTTGGGGAAATATGTGTATAAAGTTGATGGAATTTCAAATGATAATGAATACGAAATGAAGTTCGACGCTGAAACAAAAGAACAACTAAGTGATGAAACAGATCGACTTGACCGAGAAGATGCTGGTGGAGTAGAAAAAGAAAACGAGAAAATCGACTTAAATGGTATTAAAACACCAAAAGAAGCCATGGATAAAGCTGTATCAGAGCAATCAGGCGACGTAACAAGTTGGAAAATAGAAAGAGAATTAGATACAACTTATTATGAAGTTACTGTAAAACAAGACAATAATAAATACGAAATTAAACTAAATGCAAAAACCTTAGATGTTCTTCAAACAGAACAAGATGATTAA
- a CDS encoding LytR/AlgR family response regulator transcription factor has product MLPVFICEDNRMQRERLTKYIEDYIMVEHFDMKLELSTGDPFELVSRMPTHQGMGLYFLDIDLGQPDMNGFELAQEIRKFDPRGFIIFITTHAELSYMTFTYKVEALDYIIKDDIDMLHDRVLSCMKQAEERISNDQDMQKYFTFKVSDKKIIHELLDDILFFETAPTIHKVILHGKNRQVEFYGKLKNIEKMLDESFYRCHRSYIVNKKNIHELDTTKGVVKMSNGENCYASSKLIKSLSL; this is encoded by the coding sequence ATGCTACCGGTTTTTATTTGTGAAGATAACAGAATGCAGCGAGAAAGGTTAACGAAATATATTGAAGACTATATTATGGTTGAACATTTTGATATGAAGTTAGAACTTTCAACAGGAGATCCGTTTGAGTTAGTATCACGAATGCCTACACATCAAGGTATGGGACTTTATTTTTTAGACATTGATTTAGGACAACCGGACATGAATGGTTTTGAATTAGCTCAAGAAATTCGGAAATTTGATCCGCGCGGTTTCATTATTTTTATTACAACACATGCGGAATTAAGTTATATGACTTTCACGTATAAGGTGGAAGCGCTTGATTATATCATTAAAGACGATATTGATATGTTGCATGACCGAGTGCTTTCTTGTATGAAGCAAGCGGAAGAACGAATTTCTAATGACCAAGATATGCAGAAGTATTTTACATTTAAAGTATCGGATAAGAAGATTATTCATGAGTTGTTAGATGATATCTTGTTTTTTGAGACAGCGCCAACTATTCATAAAGTAATTTTACATGGCAAAAATCGTCAGGTGGAGTTTTATGGTAAGTTGAAGAATATTGAGAAAATGTTGGACGAATCGTTTTATCGGTGCCACAGGTCATATATTGTGAATAAGAAAAATATTCACGAATTAGATACGACAAAAGGTGTGGTGAAGATGTCTAATGGAGAAAATTGTTATGCATCGTCGAAATTAATTAAAAGCTTGAGTCTATAA
- a CDS encoding cyclic lactone autoinducer peptide: MKNMNKSVGKFLSRKLEEQSMKVADSSMSKACFMFVYEPKSPFVKMQEKNENK, from the coding sequence ATGAAAAATATGAATAAATCAGTTGGTAAATTCCTTTCTAGAAAACTAGAAGAACAATCCATGAAAGTTGCGGATTCTTCTATGAGTAAAGCTTGCTTCATGTTTGTATACGAACCAAAAAGTCCATTTGTAAAAATGCAAGAAAAAAACGAAAATAAATAA
- the dnaB gene encoding replicative DNA helicase encodes MDNNFQDRTPPQNIEAEQAVLGAIFLEPNALITASEILMPDDFYRTGHQIIFETMLDLNDHGKAVDVLTVYEALAAKGNLEDAGGLPYLTELSGAVPTAANLEYYAHIIEDKALLRRLIRTATQIATDGYSREDELDMLMDEAEKSILEVSQRKNVGAFKNIKDVLVKTYDDIEILHNRKGDITGIPTGFNELDKMTAGFQRNDLIIVAARPSVGKTAFALNIAQNVATKTDENVAIFSLEMGAEQLVMRMLCAEGNINAQNLRTGALTSDDWQKLTIAMGTLSNSGIYIDDTPGVRVNEIRSKCRRLKQEAGLGMIVIDYLQLIAGSGRGGENRQQEVSEISRSLKALARELEVPVIALSQLSRSVEQRQDKRPMMSDIRESGSIEQDADIVAFLYREDYYDREGENDGTIEIIIAKQRNGPVGDVKLAFVKEYNKFVNLEVRYDDAMA; translated from the coding sequence GTGGACAATAATTTCCAGGACAGAACACCACCACAAAATATTGAAGCCGAACAAGCTGTACTGGGCGCGATATTTCTTGAGCCGAATGCGCTGATTACCGCTTCTGAAATTTTAATGCCGGATGATTTTTATCGTACTGGTCACCAAATCATTTTTGAAACGATGCTTGATTTGAATGACCACGGGAAAGCTGTCGACGTATTAACGGTTTATGAGGCGCTTGCTGCCAAAGGTAATTTGGAGGATGCGGGTGGTTTGCCATATTTGACGGAACTATCCGGAGCTGTGCCAACTGCTGCTAACTTAGAATACTATGCGCATATTATCGAGGACAAGGCGCTTCTGAGACGTTTAATTAGAACGGCTACACAAATTGCGACAGATGGTTATTCGCGCGAGGACGAGCTCGATATGCTTATGGACGAGGCGGAAAAGAGCATCTTGGAAGTTTCGCAACGCAAAAATGTTGGGGCGTTCAAGAATATTAAAGATGTTCTTGTTAAAACATATGATGATATTGAAATTTTGCATAATCGCAAAGGTGACATTACTGGGATTCCAACTGGATTTAACGAGCTGGATAAAATGACAGCTGGATTTCAACGGAATGATTTAATTATTGTTGCCGCGCGTCCTTCCGTTGGTAAAACAGCATTCGCCCTAAATATTGCGCAAAATGTTGCAACGAAAACCGATGAGAATGTGGCCATTTTTAGTTTGGAAATGGGTGCGGAACAACTTGTTATGCGTATGCTTTGTGCGGAAGGAAATATTAATGCACAGAATTTGAGGACGGGTGCTTTAACGAGTGATGATTGGCAAAAGCTGACAATCGCTATGGGTACACTTTCTAATTCTGGGATTTATATTGATGATACACCAGGCGTTCGGGTGAATGAGATTCGTTCCAAATGCCGTCGTTTAAAACAAGAAGCAGGTCTTGGTATGATCGTAATCGATTACTTGCAACTGATTGCAGGGAGCGGTCGTGGTGGCGAAAATAGGCAACAAGAAGTTTCTGAGATTTCTCGGTCGTTAAAAGCTTTAGCGCGGGAACTTGAAGTGCCAGTTATTGCACTTTCACAGCTATCTCGTAGTGTAGAGCAACGTCAAGATAAACGACCAATGATGTCAGATATTCGTGAATCTGGTTCGATTGAGCAAGATGCGGATATTGTAGCCTTTTTATACCGGGAAGATTACTATGACCGGGAAGGTGAAAATGATGGCACAATTGAGATTATCATTGCGAAACAACGTAATGGTCCAGTTGGTGATGTGAAACTAGCCTTTGTAAAAGAATACAATAAGTTTGTGAATTTAGAAGTGCGGTACGACGACGCAATGGCTTAA
- the pdeA gene encoding cyclic-di-AMP phosphodiesterase PdeA, whose translation MSGYFQKRMLKYPLYGLIAATIILSVITFFFSWWLSALVVVGGIILTVAMFYFEYRLNEDVQLYVSNLTYRIKRSEEEALVEMPMGILLYDEHYKIEWVNPFMSKYFDKAELIGESLEEVGPEFLDVITGNDEKGIMSIAWRDHRFDTIVKRKERILYLYDRTEYYDLNKKFQANKSVFAVIFLDNYDEWAQGMDDRRRSALNNLVTSMLTNWAREHRIYLKRISTDRFMAFLTEEMLKRLEEEKFQILDRIRERTSKQNIPLTLSIGIGYKEDDLIQLADLAQSSLDLALGRGGDQVVIKQPEGKVRFYGGKTNPMEKRTRVRARVISQALQELITQSDQVFVMGHRYPDMDVIGSSLGVMRIAEMNNRNAYVVVEPGKMSPDVKRLMNEIEEYPNVIKNIVTPQVALENITEKSLLVVVDTHKPSMVINKELLDSATNVVVVDHHRRSEEFVGSPVLVYIEPYASSTAELITELFEYQPDLEQVGKIEATALLSGIVVDTKNFTLRTGSRTFDAASYLRSLGADTILVQQFLKEDITTFTQRSRLVESLEIYHDGMAIATGHEDEEFGTVIAAQAADTMLSMEGVQASFVITLRPDKLIGISARSLGQINVQVIMEKLGGGGHLSNAATQLKDVTIAEAEKQLISAIDAYWKGET comes from the coding sequence ATGTCAGGCTATTTTCAAAAACGAATGCTTAAATATCCATTATACGGTCTGATTGCGGCGACAATTATTTTGAGCGTAATCACGTTCTTTTTTTCGTGGTGGCTTTCTGCGTTAGTTGTTGTTGGTGGGATTATTCTTACGGTTGCGATGTTTTATTTTGAATATCGCTTGAATGAAGACGTTCAATTATATGTTTCGAATTTAACGTATCGGATTAAGCGTAGTGAAGAAGAAGCGCTTGTTGAAATGCCGATGGGAATACTTCTGTATGATGAACATTACAAAATCGAATGGGTTAACCCGTTTATGTCGAAATACTTTGATAAGGCAGAGCTGATTGGGGAATCTTTGGAAGAAGTAGGACCGGAATTTTTGGACGTTATTACTGGAAATGATGAGAAGGGAATTATGTCGATTGCTTGGCGTGATCACCGTTTTGATACGATAGTAAAGCGTAAGGAACGAATCTTGTATTTATATGACCGAACAGAATATTATGATTTAAATAAGAAATTTCAGGCGAATAAATCTGTTTTTGCGGTTATTTTCTTAGATAATTATGATGAATGGGCGCAGGGCATGGATGATAGACGACGTAGCGCTTTAAATAATTTGGTGACGTCGATGTTGACTAACTGGGCCAGGGAGCATCGTATCTATTTGAAACGGATTTCTACGGATCGTTTTATGGCCTTTTTGACAGAGGAAATGTTGAAGCGGTTGGAGGAAGAGAAGTTTCAAATCTTGGACCGGATTCGCGAACGGACGTCGAAGCAAAATATCCCATTAACGCTTAGTATTGGGATTGGTTATAAGGAAGATGATTTGATTCAGCTGGCGGATTTGGCACAGTCTAGTTTGGACCTTGCTTTAGGGCGCGGCGGCGATCAGGTCGTAATTAAGCAACCTGAAGGAAAAGTGCGTTTTTATGGCGGGAAAACAAATCCGATGGAAAAACGGACTCGTGTCCGTGCACGTGTTATCTCGCAAGCTTTGCAAGAGCTGATTACGCAAAGTGATCAAGTTTTTGTTATGGGGCACCGCTATCCGGATATGGATGTAATTGGTTCGAGTCTTGGAGTGATGCGGATTGCTGAGATGAATAATCGGAATGCTTATGTGGTTGTGGAACCTGGCAAAATGAGTCCAGATGTGAAGCGATTAATGAATGAAATTGAAGAATATCCAAATGTGATTAAAAATATTGTTACACCGCAAGTTGCGCTAGAAAATATCACGGAGAAGAGTTTGCTTGTGGTTGTTGATACGCACAAACCTTCGATGGTTATTAATAAGGAATTGCTTGACTCGGCTACGAATGTGGTAGTTGTCGATCATCACCGTCGTTCAGAGGAATTTGTTGGAAGTCCGGTGCTTGTTTATATCGAACCATATGCATCCTCCACTGCCGAACTAATTACGGAGTTATTTGAGTACCAACCGGATTTAGAGCAGGTTGGGAAAATCGAGGCAACTGCGCTTCTTTCTGGGATTGTTGTTGATACGAAGAACTTTACGCTTCGGACGGGGTCGCGAACGTTTGATGCGGCAAGTTATTTACGGTCGCTTGGTGCGGACACGATTTTGGTTCAGCAATTTTTGAAGGAAGATATTACTACTTTTACACAGCGGAGTCGTTTAGTGGAGTCGCTTGAAATTTATCATGATGGTATGGCAATTGCGACTGGACATGAAGACGAGGAATTCGGCACGGTTATTGCAGCTCAGGCAGCAGATACGATGCTTTCGATGGAAGGCGTGCAGGCATCCTTTGTTATTACGCTACGTCCGGATAAATTAATCGGGATTAGCGCGAGATCGCTTGGTCAAATCAATGTGCAAGTCATTATGGAAAAACTAGGCGGTGGCGGACATTTATCGAATGCAGCCACACAGCTTAAAGATGTTACAATTGCAGAAGCAGAAAAACAATTAATTAGCGCCATTGATGCGTATTGGAAGGGAGAAACATAA
- a CDS encoding accessory gene regulator ArgB-like protein, whose translation MSNFTAKVPLSERMADVLISKDRWKDDEEGYLKVKYGLEIILINVMKFALVYGIALVTGLLLQTVTVHLSYLWLRRYSFGLHATKTLNCTLISLMMFVLAPFVFQNVPSNNWIVLGTFAFILLNMFLFAPADTENLPLIGEEHRKTLKRKAMIGTLILTGIALLLPFAEMKTLIMIGSLFQVISINPLTYKLLRRRYRNYEKYE comes from the coding sequence TTGAGTAATTTTACCGCAAAAGTCCCTTTGTCAGAAAGAATGGCGGATGTTTTGATTTCGAAAGACCGCTGGAAAGATGATGAAGAAGGTTATTTAAAAGTAAAATATGGGCTGGAAATAATTTTAATTAATGTCATGAAGTTTGCTCTCGTATACGGTATTGCCTTAGTAACAGGGCTTTTACTGCAAACAGTGACAGTGCATCTGTCATATTTATGGCTTAGACGGTATTCTTTTGGATTACACGCAACCAAAACATTGAATTGTACGTTAATTAGTTTGATGATGTTTGTGCTTGCGCCATTTGTTTTTCAAAATGTCCCCTCTAATAATTGGATTGTTTTAGGCACATTTGCATTTATACTACTCAACATGTTTTTATTCGCTCCGGCAGATACAGAGAATTTGCCTTTAATCGGTGAAGAACACCGAAAAACACTAAAAAGAAAAGCGATGATAGGAACGCTAATTTTAACGGGAATTGCGTTACTACTACCATTCGCAGAGATGAAAACATTAATCATGATAGGATCTTTGTTTCAGGTGATAAGTATTAATCCACTTACTTACAAACTATTAAGAAGGAGGTATCGGAACTATGAAAAATATGAATAA
- the ssb gene encoding single-stranded DNA-binding protein: protein MMNRVVLVGRLTKDPELRYTPAGVAVATFTLAVNRTFTNQQGEREADFINCVVWRKPAENVANFLKKGSMAGVDGRVQTRNYEGNDGKRVYVTEIVAESVQFLEPRNSNGGGGNNYQSGNNNNNYNNGGNNFGQAPTNNGGFGQDQQQSQNQNYQSTNNDPFASDGKPIDISDDDLPF from the coding sequence ATGATGAATCGTGTAGTACTTGTAGGACGCTTAACAAAAGATCCTGAATTACGTTACACTCCAGCAGGCGTGGCTGTTGCGACTTTTACATTAGCTGTAAATCGTACTTTCACTAACCAACAAGGAGAACGAGAAGCCGACTTTATTAATTGTGTTGTTTGGCGTAAACCGGCAGAAAACGTTGCTAATTTCCTGAAGAAGGGAAGCATGGCGGGCGTTGATGGTCGCGTTCAAACTCGTAATTACGAGGGGAACGATGGCAAACGTGTTTATGTGACTGAAATTGTAGCAGAGAGTGTTCAATTCCTTGAACCGCGTAATTCTAATGGCGGTGGCGGAAATAACTATCAAAGTGGCAATAACAACAATAATTATAATAACGGTGGAAATAACTTCGGACAAGCACCTACAAATAACGGTGGATTCGGACAGGACCAGCAACAATCTCAAAATCAAAATTATCAATCCACTAACAATGATCCTTTTGCAAGTGATGGTAAGCCAATCGACATTTCTGATGACGATTTGCCATTCTAA
- the rplI gene encoding 50S ribosomal protein L9 has product MKVIFLKDVKGKGKKGETKNVADGYANNFLIKNGYAVEANNAALSTLSAQKKKEDKLAAEELAEAKALKEKMENLTVELKAKSGEGGRLFGSITSKQIAQALEKTHGIKIDKRKMDLPEAIRALGHTKVPVKLHHEVTATLDVHVSEE; this is encoded by the coding sequence ATGAAAGTTATTTTTTTAAAAGACGTAAAAGGTAAAGGGAAAAAAGGTGAAACTAAAAATGTTGCTGATGGTTACGCAAACAATTTTTTAATTAAAAATGGTTACGCAGTTGAGGCTAACAATGCGGCTTTAAGCACTCTTTCAGCGCAAAAGAAAAAAGAAGATAAATTAGCTGCGGAAGAACTAGCTGAAGCAAAAGCTTTGAAAGAAAAAATGGAAAATTTAACAGTGGAATTAAAAGCGAAGTCTGGTGAAGGCGGTAGATTGTTTGGTTCTATTACATCTAAACAAATTGCTCAAGCGCTTGAAAAAACACATGGTATTAAAATAGATAAACGTAAAATGGACTTACCAGAAGCAATTCGAGCTTTAGGACATACGAAGGTGCCGGTGAAATTGCACCATGAAGTAACGGCAACACTTGATGTACATGTGAGTGAAGAATAA
- a CDS encoding adenylosuccinate synthase, with amino-acid sequence MSSVVVVGTQWGDEGKGKITDFLSENAEAIARYQGGNNAGHTIKFDGVTYKLHLIPSGIFYKEKISVIGNGMVVDPKALVEELKYLHDKGVDTSNLRISNRAHIILPYHIRIDEADEERKGANKIGTTKKGIGPAYMDKAARVGIRIIDLLDKETFKEKLEHNLGEKNRLLERFYELEGFKLEDILDEYYDYGQQFKEYVCDTSVVLNDALDDGKRVLFEGAQGVMLDIDQGTYPFVTSSNPIAGGVTIGSGVGPSKINHVVGVAKAYTTRVGDGPFPTELFDSIGDTIREVGHEYGTTTGRPRRVGWFDSVVVRHARRVSGLTDLSLTLLDVLTGIETLKICVAYKLDGKTITEFPASLKDLARCEPVYEELPGWTEDITGVTSLDDLPVNCRHYMERIAQLTGVQVSMFSVGPDRAQTHVIKSVWRLA; translated from the coding sequence ATGTCTTCAGTTGTTGTAGTAGGAACACAGTGGGGCGATGAAGGAAAAGGGAAGATTACAGATTTTCTTTCCGAAAATGCAGAAGCGATTGCTAGATATCAAGGTGGGAACAATGCAGGTCATACAATTAAGTTTGATGGCGTAACGTACAAATTACACTTAATTCCATCAGGTATCTTTTACAAAGAAAAAATTAGTGTTATTGGTAACGGTATGGTTGTTGATCCAAAAGCTTTAGTGGAAGAATTAAAATATCTTCATGATAAAGGCGTGGATACTTCTAATTTGCGTATTTCTAACCGCGCGCACATTATTTTACCGTATCACATTCGTATTGATGAAGCTGACGAAGAACGTAAAGGCGCAAACAAAATCGGTACAACAAAAAAAGGTATCGGTCCAGCTTACATGGATAAAGCAGCGCGTGTAGGTATTCGTATTATTGATTTACTAGATAAAGAAACCTTTAAAGAAAAATTAGAACATAATCTTGGTGAGAAAAACCGTCTATTAGAACGTTTTTACGAACTAGAAGGCTTTAAACTAGAAGATATTTTAGACGAATATTATGACTATGGTCAACAATTTAAAGAATATGTTTGCGATACGTCTGTTGTTTTAAATGATGCATTAGATGATGGCAAACGTGTATTATTTGAAGGTGCGCAAGGGGTTATGCTTGATATTGATCAAGGGACATATCCGTTTGTAACTTCAAGTAACCCGATTGCTGGTGGTGTAACTATTGGTAGTGGTGTTGGCCCTTCAAAAATCAATCATGTTGTTGGTGTGGCGAAAGCTTATACAACGCGTGTTGGTGATGGTCCTTTCCCAACAGAATTATTTGATTCTATTGGTGACACTATTCGTGAAGTTGGTCATGAATATGGTACAACTACTGGTCGTCCGCGTCGTGTAGGTTGGTTTGATAGTGTAGTGGTTCGTCATGCGCGTCGTGTTAGTGGATTAACAGATTTATCGTTAACACTACTTGATGTTTTGACAGGAATCGAGACACTTAAAATCTGTGTAGCTTATAAATTAGACGGAAAAACAATTACAGAATTCCCAGCAAGCTTGAAAGACTTAGCTCGTTGCGAACCTGTTTATGAAGAACTTCCAGGTTGGACGGAAGATATTACTGGGGTTACATCACTTGATGACCTTCCAGTGAACTGTCGTCATTACATGGAGCGTATCGCGCAACTTACTGGTGTTCAAGTTTCCATGTTCTCTGTAGGTCCTGATCGTGCTCAAACACACGTAATTAAAAGTGTATGGCGTTTAGCTTAA
- a CDS encoding sensor histidine kinase, producing MFSILMAIIQITGIFIAIQILTNKVFSIKEGLVTIAIAMLAFPLFTLVQYWSMIFVLLVFVSALYWKNKNVVVSASITLVVIILLTISDSIVGFILVPGLNFKYDEIFNELLPTLIYCAGMLANLLVFSFLLRKLIEKVNISRFVEHRKYAYIIFSIVALTVLAFYMNIYAGSIAGFDGSVLKINTLIFTGYTILLIVIVTVVINTATNELKVQNQKEQLEQLQDYVTTLESLHREMRVFRHDYVNILSTLVGYIDNDDMPGLKYYFENNIVPINKTIESNNYKISLLQNIHVIELKGLLAVKLIRAQELKIDAILEVVEPIDKISMDSIDLCKVVGILLDNAVEAALTCENPVIRIAFVKKGDSIIIVFANSLPVNMPPIYKIFEEGFSTKGEGRGLGLASLREIMKKYSHVALDTKVTNREVIQELEIM from the coding sequence ATGTTTAGTATTTTGATGGCAATTATACAGATAACGGGTATTTTTATAGCAATCCAGATTTTGACGAATAAAGTTTTTTCAATTAAAGAGGGATTGGTTACTATAGCAATTGCTATGCTAGCCTTCCCTTTATTTACATTAGTTCAGTATTGGTCGATGATTTTTGTGTTACTGGTTTTTGTAAGTGCCTTATATTGGAAAAATAAAAATGTAGTAGTTTCAGCTTCTATTACGCTTGTGGTTATTATTTTACTTACTATTAGTGACTCTATAGTAGGTTTTATTTTAGTACCGGGTTTGAACTTTAAATATGATGAGATATTTAATGAACTGTTACCAACGTTAATTTATTGTGCGGGAATGTTGGCGAATTTGTTGGTATTTTCGTTTCTTCTTAGAAAATTGATTGAAAAAGTTAATATTTCTAGATTTGTAGAACATAGAAAATATGCATATATTATTTTTTCTATCGTTGCTCTTACTGTCTTAGCGTTCTATATGAACATTTATGCGGGATCAATAGCGGGATTCGATGGATCAGTTTTGAAGATTAATACCCTTATTTTTACAGGGTACACCATTTTGTTAATAGTTATTGTGACGGTTGTGATAAACACTGCAACCAACGAACTTAAAGTACAGAATCAGAAGGAACAACTAGAACAGTTACAGGATTATGTTACTACATTAGAGTCCCTGCATAGAGAAATGCGCGTTTTTCGTCATGATTATGTGAATATCCTGTCAACGCTTGTAGGATATATTGATAATGATGATATGCCGGGTTTGAAGTATTACTTTGAAAATAATATTGTACCTATAAATAAAACAATTGAATCGAATAACTATAAGATTTCATTACTTCAAAATATTCATGTCATTGAACTGAAGGGCTTGCTGGCTGTTAAATTAATACGAGCTCAGGAGTTAAAAATTGATGCGATTTTGGAAGTAGTTGAACCGATTGATAAGATTTCGATGGACAGCATAGACTTATGTAAAGTTGTTGGGATATTGCTGGATAATGCGGTTGAAGCAGCGCTAACTTGTGAAAATCCAGTTATTCGAATCGCGTTCGTGAAAAAAGGCGATAGCATTATCATTGTGTTCGCGAACAGCTTACCGGTGAATATGCCGCCGATTTATAAGATATTTGAAGAAGGTTTCTCTACAAAAGGAGAAGGTCGTGGATTAGGTCTTGCTAGTTTGCGGGAGATTATGAAAAAATATTCGCATGTTGCCTTAGATACGAAAGTGACCAATAGAGAAGTTATTCAAGAATTAGAAATTATGTAG
- a CDS encoding WXG100 family type VII secretion target, whose amino-acid sequence MSGQIRMSPSELRDRAKTYGQSGRDIEDILSRLSQLQDQLRSEWEGQAFVRFDEQFEQLKPKVTEFANLMDQINDQLEKTANAVEEHDQQLSQNFGF is encoded by the coding sequence ATGTCAGGTCAAATTCGTATGAGTCCTAGTGAACTACGTGATCGCGCTAAAACTTACGGTCAAAGTGGTAGAGATATTGAGGATATTCTAAGCCGTTTGAGCCAGCTACAAGATCAACTTCGTAGCGAATGGGAAGGTCAAGCTTTTGTACGTTTTGATGAGCAATTTGAGCAATTAAAACCAAAAGTGACTGAATTCGCTAACTTGATGGATCAAATTAATGATCAACTTGAGAAGACAGCAAACGCAGTAGAAGAGCACGATCAACAACTTTCTCAAAACTTCGGATTCTAA
- the rpsF gene encoding 30S ribosomal protein S6: protein MARKYEIMYIIRPNIEEDEKKAVVERFDGILTENGAEIIESKEWGKRRLAYEINDYRDGFYHIVKLNADKADSINEFDRLAKISDDIIRHMVIKEEA, encoded by the coding sequence ATGGCTAGAAAGTACGAAATTATGTACATCATTCGCCCAAACATTGAAGAAGATGAGAAAAAAGCTGTTGTAGAACGCTTTGACGGAATCTTAACTGAAAATGGTGCGGAGATCATCGAATCAAAAGAATGGGGTAAACGTCGCTTAGCATACGAAATTAATGACTATCGTGATGGTTTTTACCACATCGTGAAATTAAACGCTGATAAAGCAGATTCTATCAACGAATTTGACCGTTTAGCTAAAATTTCTGATGATATCATTCGTCATATGGTAATTAAAGAAGAAGCATAA
- the rpsR gene encoding 30S ribosomal protein S18, with protein MAGGRRGGRRRKKVCYFTSNGITHIDYKDVELLKKFVSERGKILPRRVTGTSAKYQRKLTVAIKRSRQMALLPFVAEEK; from the coding sequence ATGGCTGGAGGACGCAGAGGCGGACGCCGTCGGAAAAAAGTATGTTACTTTACTTCCAATGGTATTACGCATATCGACTATAAAGATGTAGAACTTCTTAAAAAATTCGTTTCCGAACGTGGTAAAATTTTACCTCGTCGTGTAACTGGAACAAGCGCTAAATATCAACGTAAACTTACTGTTGCTATCAAACGCTCACGCCAAATGGCATTACTACCATTTGTTGCTGAAGAAAAATAA